DNA from Elaeis guineensis isolate ETL-2024a chromosome 2, EG11, whole genome shotgun sequence:
TGTCCTAAGTAGTTCATGAGGTTAAAACATTATCTGAGATCAGTACTTAATCGCTTTTTTGTTGTCCATTTCAATTATTCATACAATTTCAAAGTCTAGCTTAAAGATGGTGATGTGACCCTACATACATAAATGGGACAAGGGTTGTTTAGGTTTATTTTGATTATTCAATtgctgtcctttttttttttcaattttgtcATTAATTGTGACCAGCTTTATTAGGACTGCTCATTCAGTTTTAACCGATCTGACCCGACCCGATCTGAAAGCCAAATAACAGAAAAATGAAAACCAAAAACCGACCTGAATAAGAGAGGAATCGAACCGAGAATTTTGGTTCGGTTCGGTTCGGTTATTcagtttttttttctatttttttatttttaattatttatttttgatacaacatattcaaataattattgcCGATTCATTGTTAGTTTGTTACATTACATTTAATTAAATTCAGGATCTGTTGAATCTATTAATTGGTAATTTCTTGCATTAAAAATCAACAATTAATAAATAATGGTACGTTGGTAATTGATAAATGATAAATCGATAATAAGCAAAATGTAACATATCAAAAATCACATCATCTACAATACAAACAAGCAATCAAGCATTATAGCAAATTATAACAATAGgtcaaatctaaatatccaatCATCCATCCATGTAACCAACAAGTTCTTAACATAGTAAACAACATAAATTTAAATAAGAGTTAGTAATCATTTCATAAAGTTGACCAAGGTTGATtttggtttttggtttggttttcGGGTTTCTCAGTTTTTAATCGAACCAAACCGAAAACTGAAATTCTTGAAAATGAAAATCGAAAACCGAACCGAACTATATTTGGTTCGGTTTCGATTCGGTTTTTCGGTTTGATTCGGACCGGTTTTCTGTCTGAAACCGAATTATGAACAGCCCTAAGCTTTATTAGGAGGTCTTGGGTAACTGCTTGTCTTGCTTTAACTGAGAAAGTGGTATGAAAGAGCTTCCTAAAACAATTTAGGGTGGATGATTTTTTAGACATCCTTCCGTTATCAACATGGCGATGCATTGTATATTATTAGGGGTGACGTTGCCAGCTAGCTAGTAGTACTTTGCTCTTCAAGATGCCGCCAACCATGTAGCTTCGAGCTGCTTTttggaatttctctctttttaCCTTATTTGAAGGGGCAGGCCCTTATCAAAAACTTTGTCTTGCAGGTGAATGTTCCAAAAACAAAGAAGACTTACTGCAAGAGCAAAGAATGCAGGAAGCACACCCTTCACAAAGTAACACAGTATAAGAAGGGTAAAGATAGTCTTTCTGCTCAAGGGAAGCGTCGTTATGACAGAAAGCAGTCAGGTTATGGTGGACAGACAAAGCCTGTATTCCACAAGAAGGTACTTCTCCCTGATCTTAAGAGCTTAAAATTTTGCCTAGAATATGTTGACTTGTAGGATATTAACCATGGCATTTAGTGCACCCGCCAGTTTTCTTTGCATCTTGTTATCCTATATAGTGAATGACTCTCATCTTCTGGTATCCCAGCTACAGCAGTGAGTAGTGATTCTTAACATTACGGAAGCATTTTGATTTCCATGGATGGATCATAGTTGGAATGAATGTAGCCGACATGATAGCTTCTTGACCATTTATTATTATTCATGTTTCATGCCAGGCAAAAACAACGAAGAAAATTGTGCTGAAGCTGCAGTGTCAGAGTTGCAAGCACTATTCCCAGCACCCAATAAAGGTTCTTAATATGATGTTATTTGGCCTTGCAATATGTGTTTTTTCCTTTTGTTAAAATGTTTTTTCCTTTTCTTAATATGTTTCTCCCCTTTTTGCCAGAGATGTAAGCATTTTGAGATAGGCGGAGACAAGAAGGGGAAGGGGACATCACTCTTCTGATTTGCTTT
Protein-coding regions in this window:
- the LOC105051754 gene encoding large ribosomal subunit protein eL42; the encoded protein is MVNVPKTKKTYCKSKECRKHTLHKVTQYKKGKDSLSAQGKRRYDRKQSGYGGQTKPVFHKKAKTTKKIVLKLQCQSCKHYSQHPIKRCKHFEIGGDKKGKGTSLF